Genomic segment of bacterium:
AAGCCTCTTTCATATAAAATTTGCGGGAGTTTAGCTTCTACTTCTAAGCGCTTTAATCCCCTCCAACATTTTAGCATACCGGGATAACTCAGGTATCCCGGTTCTTTCACTTATATTAGCTTGACGAGGATGTACTTTTTCAAACTCATCAAGTATAGATGCCAATCTTATAACTTTTCTTAAAGTTTTTTCGCTTTCATCTCCGTCTATAACTTTCTTTTCTAAAAAAGATAAATTTTTCATAGCTTTTACTGCTTGTGGAATAGTTGAAAATGTTTTGATATTCATATTTATTCCTCCTTATAATTAAACTGATTTTAAACTTTTCTTCATATATATATAACATGTGAACAAAGAAAGTACTAATTTCGCATTAACCCCATAATAATCCATTGCAGATTTACAAAAAATAGGTCTTAATCTATTGAAATAACTAAACATTTTAGACTTGACAAGCACCGGAACTCGTAGAATAATTTCATCAGAATCATCGAGGCTAAATATAATATATGAAACTTAAAACAGAAGAAAAGACTTTAACTCAACAGCCGATTTTATTTGAGTATTTAAATAAAAAAACCAATTATCTTTTGATAAAAAGAATTGCGGACATCTGTATGTCTTTGTTTGTACTGTTTTTTTCGTTTCCATTGATGCTTATTCTTGCAGTTTTAGTAAAACTTGAGTCAAAAGGACCTATTTTTTATACCCAAACAAGAGTAGGAAAAGACGGGAAGCTTTTTGAAGTTTATAAATTAAGAACCATGTTCACGGGTACAGAAGCTGAAGGTGGCGGAGCAAGAACACTTGATCGAGACCCCAGAATTACCAGAATCGGAAATTTAATCAGAAAAAGCTCTTTTGACGAGTTCCCTCAGTTTATTAATATCTTAAAAGGAGATATGAGCTATATTGGCCCGAGACCTTTATCTTTAGATGAACATAATCTTTTGATTGAAGGATTTAAAAATGACAACAAACCTTTTCCGAGAGGCATCTTTCACAAAGTAACACCTGGTTTAACAGGGTGGGCACTGCTTCACAAAAGAGAACAAATTACATATAAAAACAGATTTAAATTAAATGCGCAATATGAAGACAATATCTCACTATGGTTTGATTTGAAAATATTTTATCTGACTTTTAAAAAATATCTGTTCACTAATTTGTGCGTAATAGGACTGTTTTTGGCGGTTTTAAGCGCAGGCGTTTATTTCCTGATTTTTTAACTGTTTTTCCACCAATTCTGGCTTAACATGAGTAATTTATGTTATTCTAAAGAGAATTAAATTCTTTGGATAATTATCGGGTAATTAAATGAACATTTCTGCGGAAAAACAAAAAGCGGCATTTTTTTCTATTTGTTCTAATGTTGTTTTAATTCTTTCAAAACTTATTGTTGGTCTTGTTACAAACAGCATAAGTATTGTATCAGAAGCGGTACACTCATTTACAGATCTTTTGGCTGCAATTATAGCTTTTTTTTCAATAAAACAATCTTCCAGTCCTCCAGACAGCGATCACCAATTTGGTCATGGGAAATACGAGGATTTTTCAGGATTTATTGAAGGAGCTTTGATTCTTGCGGCGGCAGGTTATATTATTTTTGAATCAATTGAAAAAATAATAACAAATAAATATACCTATATTGATACTACGGCCGGCATTGTTGTAATGCTTATTTCGGTAATTGCAAATATAATAGTAAGCCGTCACTTATTTAATGTAGCCATCAAAACAGACTCTATGGCTTTGCTTGCCGATGCGGAGCATTTAAGAACTGATGTCTTGACTTCTATGGGAGTTTTAATAGGGTTAATTCTTATAAAAATAACAAATATAGAGATTTTAGACCCTCTGGTTGCTATTTTGGTCGCTTTCATAATAATTAAAGCCGGTCTTGATCTGTGTTTCAAGTCTGGAAAAAATTTGCTTGACGGTTCTTTACCCGAAGATGAGCAAAAAATTATTTTAGACACCGTAAATAATTATATCCCCGATGAAGTTATTGAAATTAAAGAACTGAAATCAAGAAAATCAGGCGCAGAAAAATTAATTGAATTGATTATTGTTATACCTAAAAAATTAACAATCGAAGCAGGACATTCTTTGTGCGACAGAATTGAAGAAGACTTAAAAAACAATATTAAAAATTCTCTCATAACAATCCATATAGAACCTTGTTGTTGCACTTGTGACAATTGTAAAGTTGAGCAATCCTGTAATCATACTTCAAGTTCTTAAAGTAAAATACCTGAAAAACAATAAAAACAGGTATTTTATGAAATTTATACTTAAGGATTAAAAATTTTTATGTTAAGTATTAAACATAAATTTTTTTATAAGAGTATAATATTGTTGGTATTTTATAATATATAAATAGTTTTAAATTTCAAATTGAAATTTTTATTAAATGGTATAAAAATGTACACAAAAGAACAGCTTCTGGAAAAAATAAAAAATAATAAATTTGCGGCTTTAGATAAAATCACCGGTTATCTTAAGTTATGGCGTATAGATTCTATTTATGAAGATGAACAAAATATTGAATACTACGATGAACTGGCTGCTTATAAATTAAACCACGGCATAAAGCTTAAAGAACTTGGTAAAAGCAATGAAGAAATTTCTTCGATAATAAATAACGGAACTGTTTCTCCTGTCAGTTCTCCTATGGTTAAACAACAAACTCAAATCCAGACTAAATCAAATCATCCTGATATTGATTTAAATAAAGTTACGGTAGACATAACAACTCAAACACTTTCTCTTCTTGCCGAGTCTGTTGCACAAAAAATCACAAGCGAAATAGCCGATAAATTTAAAAAAAGCAAAGTTTTTGAACCTATAATCGATTCCGCTAAAATAAAAAGGGATAATGAGATTCTTGCCAGACAGGTTGAAACTATGCTTGAAGAAAACAAAAAACTTATTGCAAGAAATATTTTACTTCAGAGTGAAAATGCTAAATTTAAACATATGTTTGGAATCTGGTATATTAGAGAGCAATAAATTTTGTCAAATAAAAATTTGAAAAAAGAATTTGAAAAAATTGTTCCTGAAAAAGTAAGAAAAGTTCTTTATCTGTGCTCCCGAATGGCTGACAAGCTGTCTTTAAGGCTTTTTTTAATAGGTGGAGTAGTTAGGGACATTATTATCTGTGAAGAGGATTTAAACTCTTTTGCGGGAAAAAACCATTTTGATACAGATATTACCGTTCAAGGAAATGCTGTTGATTTCGCTAATTATATTGAAAAAACCTGTCTTTACGACATCGATTTGAAAGACGATAAATCATTTTCTGAAATTTATAAAATTAAAGAAATTCATGAAAAATTTAAAACTGTAAAAGTTCTTTTTACTATGGATAACAAAGAAATAGAACTGGATATTGCAAGCACGAGGAAAGAATCTTACCCTTATCCGGGAAGCCTTCCTTTTGTCGAAGAAATAGGATGTGTTCTTTATGAAGATGTTAAAAGACGCGATTTCTCCATAAATTCTATGGCTTTATCCTTAAACAAAGAAGATTTTGGGGATTTAACAGACTATTTAGGCGGTTATGAAGATATAAAACAAAAAAAAATAAGAATTCTTCATGAAAAAAGTTTTGTAGACGATCCTACAAGAATAATAAGAGCTTTAAAGTTCAGGGTAAGATTTAATTATGAACTTGATGAAACTACAAAACAATTACAGGAGAACTGTCTTGCCTCAGGACTGTTTGATAATGCCTGCGGAGAAAGAATTAAATTAGAGCTGAAACAAACTTTTAATCTCAATAAAACCGAGTGCCTTGACTTATTTATAAATGAAAATATTTACAGGCTTATAGATAAAAACATAAAAATTTCAAAAAATATTTATGAAAACTGCGAATCTGTAATTTTAGAGTATTTAAAATATATAAATCCTGATTTTATCTGGCTTATTTATCTGGGCGTAATGCTCTGCAATTTTTCCGAAAACAAAATCCTTGAAATTGCCGAAAAATTATACCTCTCTAATATCGAAACAGATATTTTAACAAAAGCCCAAATACTTTTTGCAAAACCCGAAACAATTAAGTTGAATTTCGAAATTTATGAGTTTTTTGAAGGGTTAATGCCCGAATCAATCTTGATATATCTTATTAAAAAGCCTGACTTAAAAGAAAAAGTGAACCTTTATCTTAATAAATTTAAAGATATTAAAATTTATACAACCGGACAATCGCTTATAGATTTAGGATTAAAACCCGGACCGGTCTTTGGAGAAATTTTAAGAGCACTTTTAAAAGCACGGATTAACGGTGAATTTTTTTCGGAAGAAGAAGAAAAAGAATTTTTGAAAACTTTGATGTTATCAAAATAAATTTTGCTTAAAAAAAGAGCTGTTTTAAAAACAAAACAGCTCTTTTTTATTATTATTTTTTCTTAAGTATAAAGAGGAGATAAACCCTCTGAATGCTGAGGCAATGTATCTTCTTTTATCTCTGTATAGACTCTGTAATCTATAATTCCGA
This window contains:
- a CDS encoding sugar transferase encodes the protein MKLKTEEKTLTQQPILFEYLNKKTNYLLIKRIADICMSLFVLFFSFPLMLILAVLVKLESKGPIFYTQTRVGKDGKLFEVYKLRTMFTGTEAEGGGARTLDRDPRITRIGNLIRKSSFDEFPQFINILKGDMSYIGPRPLSLDEHNLLIEGFKNDNKPFPRGIFHKVTPGLTGWALLHKREQITYKNRFKLNAQYEDNISLWFDLKIFYLTFKKYLFTNLCVIGLFLAVLSAGVYFLIF
- a CDS encoding cation diffusion facilitator family transporter; translation: MNISAEKQKAAFFSICSNVVLILSKLIVGLVTNSISIVSEAVHSFTDLLAAIIAFFSIKQSSSPPDSDHQFGHGKYEDFSGFIEGALILAAAGYIIFESIEKIITNKYTYIDTTAGIVVMLISVIANIIVSRHLFNVAIKTDSMALLADAEHLRTDVLTSMGVLIGLILIKITNIEILDPLVAILVAFIIIKAGLDLCFKSGKNLLDGSLPEDEQKIILDTVNNYIPDEVIEIKELKSRKSGAEKLIELIIVIPKKLTIEAGHSLCDRIEEDLKNNIKNSLITIHIEPCCCTCDNCKVEQSCNHTSSS